TTTTATATCACTAGAACGAATACTAAAACAATGgataattacaaataataaaactacaaTGGATATACTCACCAGATATTTGTATTCTCCATATGACTGTGACTAAGTATTCATTCAATGATAAACTTGTAGATTTACAATTGATTTCAAATAGGTTTATATTATTGCAGTAAGAAAAGTGTTTAACTTCACTGCATGAAAAATCACTAACCTGCAAAGATGATATGCCCCCCCAAGCTTTTAAGAAGTCACCCTCCTCCATAAGCTTGAGTTCAGGCACAGTTGGTGAATGATCAGTACTTAATAGGTCAATGTGTCCCTCctgaaatgaataataaaacatGTAAAAAACAGATGAGATCATAAATGatcataaaagaaagagaatagtttgtatttttggagaggaagcgtACTAATACAGCCtcccataatttgtctttgttgTATGCATCACGAATGGGTGGGGAACACTTAAAACGAGTATCCCCATTTGGTATCTCTTCAGACGTGAAAGCTAAGTAATGAGGACAAGTCTCAACACTTATGCTGTCACCATGACTTTTTGCTTCCTGTACAAGATAAATTTATAGCATCAGCACTCATATCAATTGGTaaattccatttttaattttaatcaggcaactcaatgcacacaaaaCCTTAATCAGATCTAAGGAAGCACTTGAATCAGACAAGTGGACGATGTGAACATGTGCTCCTTCTAAAGGGCCACCTTTTCTTGTGTCCTTCGTAACACTTACAAGTTGTTTAATGGCTGCCTCCTCCCTGGAAAAGTAAAgagctaaaatatttttttctggaAACTTAATGAGCATTCTGCCAATTAAAGATACATGATATTGTGCTCATCCAAGATTTCAAATAGAATGCATCATAGATAAACATACTGGACTGATTTTTCATACGGCTAGGTTCTCTTAAAATATTCCAAAACATCTTGAGAGTCATGTCTTCCTAACCACTTCATGTTATAAAAAGTACAAGGCTCTTTTGCATTAAAAATAAGTACAATGCTCTAGAACAGGGGTGCTTTTATGTTCTCAACACCCTCAGTCACAGCCTTCACCTCATTGAGGCTCATATTTCAACTCAATTAGGAAGCCCACACCTTTCCCTCAAAGAAGAGAGCTAATTACCAATTCGAACCAAAGCCTTTGGTGAGCTAATTCAGCTGTAAAACCTTAGGATGTGTTTAAGCAATAGTCTAACCAATTTTATGTCTCGACATGACAGAAGGAACAAgcataacaaattatttatctgGAATAAATTTATGGCTTAATGGCATGTTTATTTATTCAGAAATCAAAGACTTAAAATGCCTTACCATGAAGGTGGCCTGGTATTGAGATAGGTCAAGTAAGCACGTGGATCAAGGTTATCCTCATTAAGCTccaaatgattttcaaaatcttGTTGAAtctcagcatgcacaactataGGCCTTCTATATTTTGCCAACACAGACAATCCTGCCTGACAAATTGTAAAACAATTGAACAAGGCCAGAAAGGAAAGAGGCTCCTTAATATAAAACATTACCCTAGAAGATCTTTtatgagtgaaaagtaatgctAGCAAACCACAGTATATCAAGCAAAGGAACAATCCCATGCCATGTTGTAACGTAAGCAGAATTGGGTATGCAAAGAAATATAAAGAAGTGCAATGAACTGATTAGAAAAAAATCTCAGCTATAATTTTACAACTCATACTTTGGAAGGAAAGTACCTTGATATGGTCAATAGTAGCCATGGGGAAGTCATCTATTCCTGAAGGACACATAAAAGACTACAAATGCAAAGGGAGAAAAAGAGTCAGACCAAAAGGCAACAGATATTATCCTACAGATATATGATGGCTTGCATTGTGAAGAGACAACTCATGTCAAGACATATTTTGAAGAAATCATGTTTAATTCCAAGATGATGAGATGATAAATGAACACAAAAATTCAGGAAGATAGTGCCAAACCACTTCAAAGATATATACTAACAAGAGACAGAGCCCGGAAATGTCCAGTATCCATATATATTTTCAACACtagagtaaataaataaaaatgctaGATGAAGTATCTAATGTAATAATTAACTTCTTTAAGTTGACCCCACTTAATATGTCATTGACCTCTAACCAAAGTAGCAATAACAATGCATAAGTTTTCAAATGTATACCTTCACACCAAGAACACCAGCACTTAAGAGACCATCAAGAATACTTGTATTAAGTGCATTTTCAGGGATTAGGCCTCCCCAAAATCCtgtataagattataaaaaataccTCAGTAACTCAGTTAATTGTATGCTAAGGCAGAGATTGTTGGTCATACCAACATCAACATAGATTTTATCCTCTGCAGCATCAAGCTGGAAACAAGTGGAAAATTGTCAGAACTTTAATTGCaaggaaaaaattaatgatgTATGTCAGAATGAACTCCTAATATCTCTTTGAAATGAAAAGATTCATCAAAAGAGGATGGATATTATTTAAACACACATATAGGATCAATCACTAATACCTTAAGTTTCAGTTTTTCCTTAGACACAGTTGTAGGGTAACAGTTTAGAGGCATGTCAACCACTGTGGTTACACCACCTGTTGAAAGTGTTGGAACAGATCTATTTAATGTGCATATAAACCAAACTAAATAAGTTATGCATATTGAAAACAGTTAACATAGACAGGAAAACTATCattagaagagagagaaaaatgataAGTCATAACAAGTTATTGTTTTCTTTGTCCTAAGCTTGAAATCTAGATGCACTTAAGAAGCACAAGAAATAGTTATCAAGATGTCCCTTGAAATATCCAATCAAGTTCCAAGGTATACTACTAATGAAGAAAATGTGTAGATCAATAGAAGAAGAACATCCGCATACCAGCAGCAGCAGCTCTGGTACCAGTATCAAATCCTTCCCACTCAGTTCTTCCAGGCTCATTAAGATGTACGTGCCTGCCAAAGTaagtaattcaaataattaGAGGGAGGATGACACACGAAAATCATGTTTAGACATAAATTGAAACAACTGGAGCTGATAATCAAGTCTTCTTCTAGTCCACAATTCCTACTCTCTAATAAATTCTTGCCTAATGTCAAAAATAAACAACGAGAAGATGATTTCCATATCTTACACATCAATCAAGCCAGGCATGATAACAGCATCTCCATAATCAATTACTTCTTCTTGCTTAGGCTTCCCCTGAATAGCATGTCCCTCAACGACAGATATTATTTTCCCATCATTTATCTCCACTGTTAAAAACAATTAACATGTGTACATAGTGATAGCCTGGTGAAAGTTTTACATGTACAATTGAAACAACAAATGgtcaaaagaaaatatgttcTTCACTAATGAATTGATGCTAGTGCCACTCAAGTGAGTCCTAACTCCTAACTTCCAAGACCTTACTTTACACCAAAACCTTTACAACCTCACGGAACAAAATGAAAAGAGTAAAACAAAAGGATGATGATAATTAGTAGTTTAGTACGAACAGTTATCATACCAAGCTGCACAAAATGTAAGGATTCTAAAATTTATTGCAGATAGTTATTATCCGCTCTCTACCTGGATGTTAATACAATTAATT
The nucleotide sequence above comes from Glycine soja cultivar W05 chromosome 11, ASM419377v2, whole genome shotgun sequence. Encoded proteins:
- the LOC114373852 gene encoding allantoinase-like; protein product: MDQFLWRVLPLLTILVSFGVFFYLQDSYTAQLFPLIKLPRDKCSLLPHRHFWISSKRIVTPQGIISGSVEINDGKIISVVEGHAIQGKPKQEEVIDYGDAVIMPGLIDVHVHLNEPGRTEWEGFDTGTRAAAAGGVTTVVDMPLNCYPTTVSKEKLKLKLDAAEDKIYVDVGFWGGLIPENALNTSILDGLLSAGVLGVKSFMCPSGIDDFPMATIDHIKAGLSVLAKYRRPIVVHAEIQQDFENHLELNEDNLDPRAYLTYLNTRPPSWEEAAIKQLVSVTKDTRKGGPLEGAHVHIVHLSDSSASLDLIKEAKSHGDSISVETCPHYLAFTSEEIPNGDTRFKCSPPIRDAYNKDKLWEAVLEGHIDLLSTDHSPTVPELKLMEEGDFLKAWGGISSLQFNLPVTWSYGKKYGLTLEQLSLLWSKKPATLAGLESKGTIAVGNHADIVVWQPELEFDLDDDYPVFIKHSELSAYMGRRLSGKVLETFVRGNLVFKDGKHAPAPCGVQILAK